One window of Misgurnus anguillicaudatus chromosome 13, ASM2758022v2, whole genome shotgun sequence genomic DNA carries:
- the LOC129431270 gene encoding polycomb protein SCMH1 isoform X2 has protein sequence MVSMGRTALKDQKDSKKDKTGRSMALTGPGPVKVTESFLWEEYLKETSAVPAPPSSFRQSRIPPSNDFKAGMKLEARDPRNSTSTCIATVMGMMGVRLRLRLDGSDNTNDFWRLVDSSDIQPIGTCEKNGDMLQPPLGFRMNASSWPMFLLRTLNGAEMAPATAFKKEPLRPPQNGFKPGMKLEAVDKKNPYLICPATIGEVKGEEVFVMFDGWRGAFDYWCRYDSRDIFPVGWCGVTKHSLQPPGNSISIPKPLPTPSSSSTFSSSKPTRRSMQAPYRLSMPLPQLPVRKGIRGRRPKSETIALMKALAVSTAAQDTDSSAGVTPQITPVTQLIPRPYKKRGPKPGSKRKSRMFQSSMCIAATSDLRVPTSQMSADGQSTVGSPSSVVSTVCVYVNKHGNCGPHLDRKQVQRLPDHFGPEAVNLVLQQTVQACLDCAYQPKVLLGCLQSQGGSGEVVRVRTDGGTRLVKLPSASSAAFVLRFLEMVCRHLMCDNLFSSQPFSPHNTYDRGKSVKEELLSDALNRGVKRISRDSPPYCAPLSPKLLHTDTHPSEAGTLPPEENGLLKEQSFMDSASNSMTPRPQTLRSTSEYQSPPSSPYYHGNAPPLRRQASNPPTQTHRRVEASSTTGPDAGADRDASRTSGRAPSSWSIEEVMQFVRDADPTALAPHAELFRKHEIDGKALMLLRSDMIMKYMGLKLGPALKLCHHIERLKQGKQ, from the exons ATGGTCAGCATGGGCCGTACGGCACTGAAAG ATCAGAAAGACAGTAAGAAAGATAAGACAGGCAGAAGTATGGCCCTCACAGGTCCTGGACCAGTCAAAG TGACTGAGTCGTTCTTAtgggaggagtatttaaaagagaCGTCTGCTGTTCCCGCCCCTCCCAGCTCTTTCAGACAG TCTCGGATTCCACCATCTAATGACTTCAAAGCCGGTATGAAACTGGAAGCTCGGGACCCTCGTAACTCCACCTCCACCTGCATCGCCACGGTGATGGGCATGATGGGCGTGAGGCTCCGCCTACGTCTGGATGGCAGCGACAACACCAATGACTTCTGGCGATTGGTCGACTCCTCTGACATACAGCCGATTGGAACCTGTGAGAAGAACGGAGACATGCTGCAACCACCACTAG GTTTCAGGATGAATGCCTCGTCGTGGCCCATGTTCCTCCTTAGGACTCTGAATGGAGCTGAAATGGCTCCTGCGACGGCATTCAAAAAG GAACCCCTGCGGCCTCCTCAGAACGGCTTTAAACCCGGCATGAAGTTGGAAGCCGTGGATAAGAAGAATCCGTACCTGATCTGTCCGGCCACCATCGGCGAGGTGAAGGGTGAAGAAGTCTTCGTGATGTTCGATGGTTGGAGAGGAGCGTTTGATTACTGGTGTCGGTACGACTCGAGAGATATCTTCCCTGTGGGTTGGTGTGGTGTGACCAAACACAGCCTGCAACCACCCGGCAACAGCA TCTCCATTCCGAAGCCTCTTCCTACACCGTCCTCTTCCTCAACGTTCTCCAGCTCCAAACCGACACGACGCTCCATGCAGGCTCCGTATCGTCTGTCCATGCCTCTTCCTCAGCTCCCGGTGCGTAAGGGCATCAGAGGACGACGGCCCAAGAGCGAGACCATCGCGCTGATGAAAGCCCTCGCCGTTTCTACCGCCGCCCAGGACACGGACTCATCGGCAGGGGTCACTCCCCAAATCACACCCGTCACCCAGCTCATCCCTCGCCCGTACAAGAAGAGAGGACCTAAACCGGGCAGCAAG AGGAAGTCCAGGATGTTTCAGAGCTCCATGTGTATAGCAGCGACCTCAGACTTAAGAGTGCCCACATCTCAGATGAGCGCTGATGGACAGTCCACTGTGGGTTCCCCATCGTCTGTGGTTTCTACGG tctgTGTGTATGTGAACAAACACGGGAACTGCGGCCCACATTTGGACCGTAAGCAGGTTCAGAGACTCCCGGATCATTTCGGGCCGGAGGCGGTGAATCTTGTCTTACAGCAGACGGTTCAGGCGTGTCTGGACTGCGCTTACCAACCCAAAGTTCTTCTGGGATGCCTGCAGAGTCAAGGAGGGAGCGGAGAGGTGGTCAGGG TGCGCACAGATGGAGGGACGCGGCTGGTGAAACTTCCATCTGCATCCAGCGCTGCATTCGTGTTGCGTTTCTTGGAGATGGTGTGCCGACACCTGATGTGTGATAATCTGTTCAGCAGTCAACCGTTCAGTCCACACAACACTTATGACCGCGGTAAATCGG TGAAAGAGGAGTTGCTGTCAGACGCTCTGAACAGAGGAGTAAAGAGGATCTCCAGAGATTCTCCGCCATACTGCGCTCCTCTCTCTCCAAAACTcctgcacacagacacacacccaTCAGAAG CTGGAACTCTTCCACCAGAGGAGAATGGATTACTGAAGGAACAGAGCTTTATGGACTCCGCCTCCAATTCCATGACGCCCCGCCCACAGACCTTGAGGAGCACCTCAGAATATCAGTCTCCACCCAGCAGCCCGTATTACCATGGCAACGCTCCACCCCTGCGACGACAGGCCTCCAACCCCccaacacagacacacagacggGTAGAGG CGAGCTCTACCACAGGTCCTGATGCTGGTGCAGATCGTGATGCTTCGAGGACCTCGGGCAGAGCTCCCTCCTCCTGGTCTATAGAGGAAGTGATGCAGTTCGTACGAGACGCAGACCCCACAGCTCTGGCTCCACACGCTGAACTCTTCCGGAAACAC GAGATCGATGGAAAAGCGCTGATGTTACTCCGTAGTGACATGATAATGAAGTACATGGGTCTGAAACTCGGACCTGCGCTTAAACTCTGTCATCACATCGAGAGACTGAAGCAAGGCaaacagtaa
- the LOC129431270 gene encoding sex comb on midleg-like protein 2 isoform X1 → MVSMGRTALKDQKDSKKDKTGRSMALTGPGPVKVTESFLWEEYLKETSAVPAPPSSFRQSRIPPSNDFKAGMKLEARDPRNSTSTCIATVMGMMGVRLRLRLDGSDNTNDFWRLVDSSDIQPIGTCEKNGDMLQPPLGFRMNASSWPMFLLRTLNGAEMAPATAFKKEPLRPPQNGFKPGMKLEAVDKKNPYLICPATIGEVKGEEVFVMFDGWRGAFDYWCRYDSRDIFPVGWCGVTKHSLQPPGNSISIPKPLPTPSSSSTFSSSKPTRRSMQAPYRLSMPLPQLPVRKGIRGRRPKSETIALMKALAVSTAAQDTDSSAGVTPQITPVTQLIPRPYKKRGPKPGSKRKSRMFQSSMCIAATSDLRVPTSQMSADGQSTVGSPSSVVSTVCVYVNKHGNCGPHLDRKQVQRLPDHFGPEAVNLVLQQTVQACLDCAYQPKVLLGCLQSQGGSGEVVRVRTDGGTRLVKLPSASSAAFVLRFLEMVCRHLMCDNLFSSQPFSPHNTYDRGKSVKEELLSDALNRGVKRISRDSPPYCAPLSPKLLHTDTHPSEAGTLPPEENGLLKEQSFMDSASNSMTPRPQTLRSTSEYQSPPSSPYYHGNAPPLRRQASNPPTQTHRRVEAASSTTGPDAGADRDASRTSGRAPSSWSIEEVMQFVRDADPTALAPHAELFRKHEIDGKALMLLRSDMIMKYMGLKLGPALKLCHHIERLKQGKQ, encoded by the exons ATGGTCAGCATGGGCCGTACGGCACTGAAAG ATCAGAAAGACAGTAAGAAAGATAAGACAGGCAGAAGTATGGCCCTCACAGGTCCTGGACCAGTCAAAG TGACTGAGTCGTTCTTAtgggaggagtatttaaaagagaCGTCTGCTGTTCCCGCCCCTCCCAGCTCTTTCAGACAG TCTCGGATTCCACCATCTAATGACTTCAAAGCCGGTATGAAACTGGAAGCTCGGGACCCTCGTAACTCCACCTCCACCTGCATCGCCACGGTGATGGGCATGATGGGCGTGAGGCTCCGCCTACGTCTGGATGGCAGCGACAACACCAATGACTTCTGGCGATTGGTCGACTCCTCTGACATACAGCCGATTGGAACCTGTGAGAAGAACGGAGACATGCTGCAACCACCACTAG GTTTCAGGATGAATGCCTCGTCGTGGCCCATGTTCCTCCTTAGGACTCTGAATGGAGCTGAAATGGCTCCTGCGACGGCATTCAAAAAG GAACCCCTGCGGCCTCCTCAGAACGGCTTTAAACCCGGCATGAAGTTGGAAGCCGTGGATAAGAAGAATCCGTACCTGATCTGTCCGGCCACCATCGGCGAGGTGAAGGGTGAAGAAGTCTTCGTGATGTTCGATGGTTGGAGAGGAGCGTTTGATTACTGGTGTCGGTACGACTCGAGAGATATCTTCCCTGTGGGTTGGTGTGGTGTGACCAAACACAGCCTGCAACCACCCGGCAACAGCA TCTCCATTCCGAAGCCTCTTCCTACACCGTCCTCTTCCTCAACGTTCTCCAGCTCCAAACCGACACGACGCTCCATGCAGGCTCCGTATCGTCTGTCCATGCCTCTTCCTCAGCTCCCGGTGCGTAAGGGCATCAGAGGACGACGGCCCAAGAGCGAGACCATCGCGCTGATGAAAGCCCTCGCCGTTTCTACCGCCGCCCAGGACACGGACTCATCGGCAGGGGTCACTCCCCAAATCACACCCGTCACCCAGCTCATCCCTCGCCCGTACAAGAAGAGAGGACCTAAACCGGGCAGCAAG AGGAAGTCCAGGATGTTTCAGAGCTCCATGTGTATAGCAGCGACCTCAGACTTAAGAGTGCCCACATCTCAGATGAGCGCTGATGGACAGTCCACTGTGGGTTCCCCATCGTCTGTGGTTTCTACGG tctgTGTGTATGTGAACAAACACGGGAACTGCGGCCCACATTTGGACCGTAAGCAGGTTCAGAGACTCCCGGATCATTTCGGGCCGGAGGCGGTGAATCTTGTCTTACAGCAGACGGTTCAGGCGTGTCTGGACTGCGCTTACCAACCCAAAGTTCTTCTGGGATGCCTGCAGAGTCAAGGAGGGAGCGGAGAGGTGGTCAGGG TGCGCACAGATGGAGGGACGCGGCTGGTGAAACTTCCATCTGCATCCAGCGCTGCATTCGTGTTGCGTTTCTTGGAGATGGTGTGCCGACACCTGATGTGTGATAATCTGTTCAGCAGTCAACCGTTCAGTCCACACAACACTTATGACCGCGGTAAATCGG TGAAAGAGGAGTTGCTGTCAGACGCTCTGAACAGAGGAGTAAAGAGGATCTCCAGAGATTCTCCGCCATACTGCGCTCCTCTCTCTCCAAAACTcctgcacacagacacacacccaTCAGAAG CTGGAACTCTTCCACCAGAGGAGAATGGATTACTGAAGGAACAGAGCTTTATGGACTCCGCCTCCAATTCCATGACGCCCCGCCCACAGACCTTGAGGAGCACCTCAGAATATCAGTCTCCACCCAGCAGCCCGTATTACCATGGCAACGCTCCACCCCTGCGACGACAGGCCTCCAACCCCccaacacagacacacagacggGTAGAGG cagCGAGCTCTACCACAGGTCCTGATGCTGGTGCAGATCGTGATGCTTCGAGGACCTCGGGCAGAGCTCCCTCCTCCTGGTCTATAGAGGAAGTGATGCAGTTCGTACGAGACGCAGACCCCACAGCTCTGGCTCCACACGCTGAACTCTTCCGGAAACAC GAGATCGATGGAAAAGCGCTGATGTTACTCCGTAGTGACATGATAATGAAGTACATGGGTCTGAAACTCGGACCTGCGCTTAAACTCTGTCATCACATCGAGAGACTGAAGCAAGGCaaacagtaa
- the LOC129431270 gene encoding polycomb protein SCMH1 isoform X3, which yields MVSMGRTALKDQKDSKKDKTGRSMALTGPGPVKVTESFLWEEYLKETSAVPAPPSSFRQSRIPPSNDFKAGMKLEARDPRNSTSTCIATVMGMMGVRLRLRLDGSDNTNDFWRLVDSSDIQPIGTCEKNGDMLQPPLGFRMNASSWPMFLLRTLNGAEMAPATAFKKEPLRPPQNGFKPGMKLEAVDKKNPYLICPATIGEVKGEEVFVMFDGWRGAFDYWCRYDSRDIFPVGWCGVTKHSLQPPGNSISIPKPLPTPSSSSTFSSSKPTRRSMQAPYRLSMPLPQLPVRKGIRGRRPKSETIALMKALAVSTAAQDTDSSAGVTPQITPVTQLIPRPYKKRGPKPGSKRKSRMFQSSMCIAATSDLRVPTSQMSADGQSTVGSPSSVVSTVCVYVNKHGNCGPHLDRKQVQRLPDHFGPEAVNLVLQQTVQACLDCAYQPKVLLGCLQSQGGSGEVVRVRTDGGTRLVKLPSASSAAFVLRFLEMVCRHLMCDNLFSSQPFSPHNTYDRVKEELLSDALNRGVKRISRDSPPYCAPLSPKLLHTDTHPSEAGTLPPEENGLLKEQSFMDSASNSMTPRPQTLRSTSEYQSPPSSPYYHGNAPPLRRQASNPPTQTHRRVEAASSTTGPDAGADRDASRTSGRAPSSWSIEEVMQFVRDADPTALAPHAELFRKHEIDGKALMLLRSDMIMKYMGLKLGPALKLCHHIERLKQGKQ from the exons ATGGTCAGCATGGGCCGTACGGCACTGAAAG ATCAGAAAGACAGTAAGAAAGATAAGACAGGCAGAAGTATGGCCCTCACAGGTCCTGGACCAGTCAAAG TGACTGAGTCGTTCTTAtgggaggagtatttaaaagagaCGTCTGCTGTTCCCGCCCCTCCCAGCTCTTTCAGACAG TCTCGGATTCCACCATCTAATGACTTCAAAGCCGGTATGAAACTGGAAGCTCGGGACCCTCGTAACTCCACCTCCACCTGCATCGCCACGGTGATGGGCATGATGGGCGTGAGGCTCCGCCTACGTCTGGATGGCAGCGACAACACCAATGACTTCTGGCGATTGGTCGACTCCTCTGACATACAGCCGATTGGAACCTGTGAGAAGAACGGAGACATGCTGCAACCACCACTAG GTTTCAGGATGAATGCCTCGTCGTGGCCCATGTTCCTCCTTAGGACTCTGAATGGAGCTGAAATGGCTCCTGCGACGGCATTCAAAAAG GAACCCCTGCGGCCTCCTCAGAACGGCTTTAAACCCGGCATGAAGTTGGAAGCCGTGGATAAGAAGAATCCGTACCTGATCTGTCCGGCCACCATCGGCGAGGTGAAGGGTGAAGAAGTCTTCGTGATGTTCGATGGTTGGAGAGGAGCGTTTGATTACTGGTGTCGGTACGACTCGAGAGATATCTTCCCTGTGGGTTGGTGTGGTGTGACCAAACACAGCCTGCAACCACCCGGCAACAGCA TCTCCATTCCGAAGCCTCTTCCTACACCGTCCTCTTCCTCAACGTTCTCCAGCTCCAAACCGACACGACGCTCCATGCAGGCTCCGTATCGTCTGTCCATGCCTCTTCCTCAGCTCCCGGTGCGTAAGGGCATCAGAGGACGACGGCCCAAGAGCGAGACCATCGCGCTGATGAAAGCCCTCGCCGTTTCTACCGCCGCCCAGGACACGGACTCATCGGCAGGGGTCACTCCCCAAATCACACCCGTCACCCAGCTCATCCCTCGCCCGTACAAGAAGAGAGGACCTAAACCGGGCAGCAAG AGGAAGTCCAGGATGTTTCAGAGCTCCATGTGTATAGCAGCGACCTCAGACTTAAGAGTGCCCACATCTCAGATGAGCGCTGATGGACAGTCCACTGTGGGTTCCCCATCGTCTGTGGTTTCTACGG tctgTGTGTATGTGAACAAACACGGGAACTGCGGCCCACATTTGGACCGTAAGCAGGTTCAGAGACTCCCGGATCATTTCGGGCCGGAGGCGGTGAATCTTGTCTTACAGCAGACGGTTCAGGCGTGTCTGGACTGCGCTTACCAACCCAAAGTTCTTCTGGGATGCCTGCAGAGTCAAGGAGGGAGCGGAGAGGTGGTCAGGG TGCGCACAGATGGAGGGACGCGGCTGGTGAAACTTCCATCTGCATCCAGCGCTGCATTCGTGTTGCGTTTCTTGGAGATGGTGTGCCGACACCTGATGTGTGATAATCTGTTCAGCAGTCAACCGTTCAGTCCACACAACACTTATGACCGCG TGAAAGAGGAGTTGCTGTCAGACGCTCTGAACAGAGGAGTAAAGAGGATCTCCAGAGATTCTCCGCCATACTGCGCTCCTCTCTCTCCAAAACTcctgcacacagacacacacccaTCAGAAG CTGGAACTCTTCCACCAGAGGAGAATGGATTACTGAAGGAACAGAGCTTTATGGACTCCGCCTCCAATTCCATGACGCCCCGCCCACAGACCTTGAGGAGCACCTCAGAATATCAGTCTCCACCCAGCAGCCCGTATTACCATGGCAACGCTCCACCCCTGCGACGACAGGCCTCCAACCCCccaacacagacacacagacggGTAGAGG cagCGAGCTCTACCACAGGTCCTGATGCTGGTGCAGATCGTGATGCTTCGAGGACCTCGGGCAGAGCTCCCTCCTCCTGGTCTATAGAGGAAGTGATGCAGTTCGTACGAGACGCAGACCCCACAGCTCTGGCTCCACACGCTGAACTCTTCCGGAAACAC GAGATCGATGGAAAAGCGCTGATGTTACTCCGTAGTGACATGATAATGAAGTACATGGGTCTGAAACTCGGACCTGCGCTTAAACTCTGTCATCACATCGAGAGACTGAAGCAAGGCaaacagtaa
- the LOC129431270 gene encoding sex comb on midleg-like protein 2 isoform X4 codes for MALTGPGPVKVTESFLWEEYLKETSAVPAPPSSFRQSRIPPSNDFKAGMKLEARDPRNSTSTCIATVMGMMGVRLRLRLDGSDNTNDFWRLVDSSDIQPIGTCEKNGDMLQPPLGFRMNASSWPMFLLRTLNGAEMAPATAFKKEPLRPPQNGFKPGMKLEAVDKKNPYLICPATIGEVKGEEVFVMFDGWRGAFDYWCRYDSRDIFPVGWCGVTKHSLQPPGNSISIPKPLPTPSSSSTFSSSKPTRRSMQAPYRLSMPLPQLPVRKGIRGRRPKSETIALMKALAVSTAAQDTDSSAGVTPQITPVTQLIPRPYKKRGPKPGSKRKSRMFQSSMCIAATSDLRVPTSQMSADGQSTVGSPSSVVSTVCVYVNKHGNCGPHLDRKQVQRLPDHFGPEAVNLVLQQTVQACLDCAYQPKVLLGCLQSQGGSGEVVRVRTDGGTRLVKLPSASSAAFVLRFLEMVCRHLMCDNLFSSQPFSPHNTYDRGKSVKEELLSDALNRGVKRISRDSPPYCAPLSPKLLHTDTHPSEAGTLPPEENGLLKEQSFMDSASNSMTPRPQTLRSTSEYQSPPSSPYYHGNAPPLRRQASNPPTQTHRRVEAASSTTGPDAGADRDASRTSGRAPSSWSIEEVMQFVRDADPTALAPHAELFRKHEIDGKALMLLRSDMIMKYMGLKLGPALKLCHHIERLKQGKQ; via the exons ATGGCCCTCACAGGTCCTGGACCAGTCAAAG TGACTGAGTCGTTCTTAtgggaggagtatttaaaagagaCGTCTGCTGTTCCCGCCCCTCCCAGCTCTTTCAGACAG TCTCGGATTCCACCATCTAATGACTTCAAAGCCGGTATGAAACTGGAAGCTCGGGACCCTCGTAACTCCACCTCCACCTGCATCGCCACGGTGATGGGCATGATGGGCGTGAGGCTCCGCCTACGTCTGGATGGCAGCGACAACACCAATGACTTCTGGCGATTGGTCGACTCCTCTGACATACAGCCGATTGGAACCTGTGAGAAGAACGGAGACATGCTGCAACCACCACTAG GTTTCAGGATGAATGCCTCGTCGTGGCCCATGTTCCTCCTTAGGACTCTGAATGGAGCTGAAATGGCTCCTGCGACGGCATTCAAAAAG GAACCCCTGCGGCCTCCTCAGAACGGCTTTAAACCCGGCATGAAGTTGGAAGCCGTGGATAAGAAGAATCCGTACCTGATCTGTCCGGCCACCATCGGCGAGGTGAAGGGTGAAGAAGTCTTCGTGATGTTCGATGGTTGGAGAGGAGCGTTTGATTACTGGTGTCGGTACGACTCGAGAGATATCTTCCCTGTGGGTTGGTGTGGTGTGACCAAACACAGCCTGCAACCACCCGGCAACAGCA TCTCCATTCCGAAGCCTCTTCCTACACCGTCCTCTTCCTCAACGTTCTCCAGCTCCAAACCGACACGACGCTCCATGCAGGCTCCGTATCGTCTGTCCATGCCTCTTCCTCAGCTCCCGGTGCGTAAGGGCATCAGAGGACGACGGCCCAAGAGCGAGACCATCGCGCTGATGAAAGCCCTCGCCGTTTCTACCGCCGCCCAGGACACGGACTCATCGGCAGGGGTCACTCCCCAAATCACACCCGTCACCCAGCTCATCCCTCGCCCGTACAAGAAGAGAGGACCTAAACCGGGCAGCAAG AGGAAGTCCAGGATGTTTCAGAGCTCCATGTGTATAGCAGCGACCTCAGACTTAAGAGTGCCCACATCTCAGATGAGCGCTGATGGACAGTCCACTGTGGGTTCCCCATCGTCTGTGGTTTCTACGG tctgTGTGTATGTGAACAAACACGGGAACTGCGGCCCACATTTGGACCGTAAGCAGGTTCAGAGACTCCCGGATCATTTCGGGCCGGAGGCGGTGAATCTTGTCTTACAGCAGACGGTTCAGGCGTGTCTGGACTGCGCTTACCAACCCAAAGTTCTTCTGGGATGCCTGCAGAGTCAAGGAGGGAGCGGAGAGGTGGTCAGGG TGCGCACAGATGGAGGGACGCGGCTGGTGAAACTTCCATCTGCATCCAGCGCTGCATTCGTGTTGCGTTTCTTGGAGATGGTGTGCCGACACCTGATGTGTGATAATCTGTTCAGCAGTCAACCGTTCAGTCCACACAACACTTATGACCGCGGTAAATCGG TGAAAGAGGAGTTGCTGTCAGACGCTCTGAACAGAGGAGTAAAGAGGATCTCCAGAGATTCTCCGCCATACTGCGCTCCTCTCTCTCCAAAACTcctgcacacagacacacacccaTCAGAAG CTGGAACTCTTCCACCAGAGGAGAATGGATTACTGAAGGAACAGAGCTTTATGGACTCCGCCTCCAATTCCATGACGCCCCGCCCACAGACCTTGAGGAGCACCTCAGAATATCAGTCTCCACCCAGCAGCCCGTATTACCATGGCAACGCTCCACCCCTGCGACGACAGGCCTCCAACCCCccaacacagacacacagacggGTAGAGG cagCGAGCTCTACCACAGGTCCTGATGCTGGTGCAGATCGTGATGCTTCGAGGACCTCGGGCAGAGCTCCCTCCTCCTGGTCTATAGAGGAAGTGATGCAGTTCGTACGAGACGCAGACCCCACAGCTCTGGCTCCACACGCTGAACTCTTCCGGAAACAC GAGATCGATGGAAAAGCGCTGATGTTACTCCGTAGTGACATGATAATGAAGTACATGGGTCTGAAACTCGGACCTGCGCTTAAACTCTGTCATCACATCGAGAGACTGAAGCAAGGCaaacagtaa
- the rai2 gene encoding retinoic acid-induced protein 2, whose translation MEEPYKDSVALEMANPQEEVCSSVPDAVGKLESETTPIIPTETWNVGSPTITKQPLSPLIALQATPVVTPSAESPNGVALKVATTVLQPICLGESPVVLPILAGSAAPQVGQSGAASYLMTSQGPVSLPLVLEQQVLQHLNPQLLQQTTTCPILPLQNNVLCQNPSLALGPPPALDQKGASPMLDTSLLTLLQNPNFAAILQDLFPSQGNPSPTCHPASSPPIDLASAFLPPPPLSHPYSSPFASLVPPATLLVPYPIVIPLPVPLPVPLPIPVPVSMCKDSKVDVDFPKSKPCNVNKSTQTSPNDISSHLTLPSKETAFIQPPLPSCPVVTDGEVLDLSIRAPQPSMRVDSMQGLQSIQQDNVLDLSVPSIRKSCIQSRSTRDPPERDRVCHIGEDVSGGTLAVGVLRPVDCTPKLDTKLLSGLASLEFSRQHKWVVDSGHTSAVAGAIHDPHALAGSGNIEIVSTSQTAKVIVSVKDAMPAIFCSKLKGLSGVSTKNFSIKREASQGGFTGLQRVQVDQRGESSDPLKKIPKNRGIKLKKVSSQEIHILPIKKQRLAAFLPRK comes from the coding sequence ATGGAAGAGCCTTATAAAGATTCTGTAGCCTTAGAGATGGCAAATCCTCAGGAAGAGGTCTGCAGCAGCGTGCCTGATGCCGTTGGGAAGCTGGAAAGCGAGACCACTCCGATAATCCCAACTGAGACGTGGAACGTCGGCTCTCCTACTATCACAAAACAGCCTCTCTCACCCTTAATCGCACTACAAGCCACCCCGGTGGTAACCCCCTCTGCCGAGTCTCCAAACGGTGTCGCTCTGAAAGTAGCAACAACTGTACTCCAGCCAATCTGTTTAGGGGAAAGCCCAGTGGTGTTGCCTATCCTTGCCGGCTCAGCCGCTCCTCAAGTAGGGCAGTCGGGCGCAGCATCATATCTGATGACCAGCCAGGGTCCGGTGTCCCTGCCTCTGGTCCTGGAACAACAAGTCCTCCAACATTTGAATCCTCAGTTGCTTCAGCAAACCACCACGTGCCCTATCCTTCCCCTTCAGAACAATGTTCTGTGCCAGAACCCATCCCTTGCTCTCGGTCCACCTCCGGCCCTGGACCAGAAAGGTGCAAGTCCAATGTTGGATACTAGTCTATTGACTCTCCTCCAAAACCCCAATTTTGCTGCCATTTTACAGGACCTCTTTCCTAGTCAAGGCAACCCCTCGCCCACTTGTCACCCAGCGTCTTCCCCACCAATAGACCTTGCCTCAGCTTTTTTACCCCCACCGCCTCTCTCACATCCATACAGCTCCCCGTTTGCGTCCCTGGTTCCTCCAGCCACACTACTGGTACCTTATCCCATTGTGATTCCACTTCCAGTGCCTCTTCCAGTCCCGTTGCCAATCCCAGTCCCTGTCTCCATGTGCAAAGACTCCAAAGTAGATGTAGACTTCCCTAAATCTAAACCGTGTAATGTGAATAAAAGCACACAGACTTCACCTAATGACATTTCCTCTCATTTGACGTTACCCAGCAAGGAAACGGCATTCATCCAACCACCCCTTCCTTCTTGCCCTGTAGTGACAGACGGAGAAGTGCTAGACTTATCCATTAGGGCACCTCAACCTTCAATGCGTGTTGACAGTATGCAAGGGCTCCAGTCGATTCAGCAGGACAATGTCCTTGATTTATCTGTGCCTAGTATAAGAAAGTCATGCATCCAGTCTCGTAGCACACGTGATCCCCCTGAACGAGACCGAGTGTGCCACATAGGTGAAGATGTCAGCGGTGGGACTTTGGCCGTTGGGGTCCTGCGACCCGTAGACTGCACCCCAAAGCTAGATACTAAACTGCTAAGTGGTTTAGCGTCTTTGGAGTTCAGTCGACAGCACAAATGGGTAGTAGATAGCGGTCACACTAGCGCAGTAGCCGGTGCAATACACGACCCTCATGCTCTCGCTGGAAGCGGCAACATCGAGATCGTAAGCACGTCACAGACCGCCAAAGTCATCGTTTCAGTCAAAGACGCCATGCCCGCTATTTTCTGCAGTAAGCTAAAGGGATTGTCAGGCGTTTCTACGAAGAACTTCTCCATCAAACGTGAAGCAAGTCAAGGAGGTTTCACTGGACTACAGAGGGTCCAGGTGGATCAGCGAGGAGAATCCAGCGACCCTCTCAAAAAGATTCCCAAAAATAGAGGCATCAAACTGAAGAAAGTGAGCTCGCAGGAGATTCATATACTGCCCATAAAAAAGCAGCGACTGGCTGCATTTCTTCCCAGAAAATGA